Proteins from a genomic interval of Candidatus Acidulodesulfobacterium acidiphilum:
- a CDS encoding flagellar assembly protein FliW, whose amino-acid sequence MDSEILVKSIYYPEGVAVEKSKILEFVKPILGFNDLKKYCILNINKEKNLPFFILQSIENDKLCFIVADPNYFFKDYTAGITEEDKELIGLKDKTDAIIFVIVTVFKDLYSSTVNLKAPIIINVKSRKAMQTVLNNDLYDVKQKLPINPVKA is encoded by the coding sequence ATGGATTCCGAAATTTTAGTAAAAAGTATATATTATCCCGAAGGGGTTGCGGTAGAAAAGTCGAAAATTTTAGAATTCGTTAAGCCTATACTGGGATTTAACGATTTAAAAAAATATTGCATATTAAATATAAATAAAGAAAAAAATCTTCCTTTTTTTATACTGCAAAGTATCGAAAACGATAAACTTTGCTTTATCGTAGCCGACCCGAACTATTTCTTTAAGGATTATACTGCGGGTATAACGGAAGAAGATAAAGAACTTATAGGATTAAAAGATAAAACCGACGCTATTATATTCGTTATAGTAACCGTTTTTAAAGACTTATATTCCTCTACGGTTAATCTAAAAGCTCCGATAATAATCAACGTTAAAAGCCGAAAAGCTATGCAGACAGTCTTAAACAACGATTTATACGACGTTAAACAGAAACTTCCCATAAATCCCGTTAAAGCCTGA
- a CDS encoding HDOD domain-containing protein, whose product MKKIDTLDKLIATVKKTENIPTLPKVLTKISEEIDNDNFSIKNIGDLMSRDVSLSARILKIVNSPFYGFPQRIYSINHAIVLLGANVLKSIVISTSVFTAMKETMTGLSEHSLFCAFASKHISQEINKSIKKTGETGKLKSNNKKQQQTVDPDNMFAVGLLHDIGKIIIATTFKEDFKAILETAQKEEKPLEKVEHDILNISHDQLGYMLVKEWNLPSSIYIPIKYHHNPALADDFKKETAILNIADFLTRAMGVGFSGSTYLEKINTDSMNILGINIDFIKSAIEEIYLYKDELNIFD is encoded by the coding sequence ATGAAAAAAATAGACACCTTGGACAAGTTAATAGCTACCGTTAAAAAAACCGAAAATATACCTACCCTCCCTAAGGTTTTAACTAAAATTTCGGAAGAAATAGATAACGATAATTTTTCTATCAAAAATATCGGCGATTTGATGTCCCGAGACGTCAGCCTGTCCGCAAGAATTTTAAAAATAGTAAATTCTCCTTTTTACGGGTTTCCGCAAAGAATATACAGTATAAACCATGCCATAGTGCTTTTAGGCGCAAACGTATTAAAGAGCATCGTAATTTCTACATCTGTTTTTACCGCAATGAAAGAAACTATGACCGGTCTTTCGGAACATTCCCTGTTCTGCGCATTCGCTTCCAAACATATTTCTCAGGAAATAAACAAAAGCATAAAAAAAACCGGCGAAACCGGTAAATTAAAATCAAACAACAAAAAACAACAGCAAACCGTAGATCCAGACAATATGTTTGCGGTCGGCTTGCTGCATGACATAGGGAAAATTATTATAGCAACGACTTTTAAGGAAGATTTTAAGGCTATATTGGAAACAGCGCAAAAAGAAGAAAAACCTTTGGAAAAAGTAGAACATGATATTCTCAACATATCTCACGACCAGCTTGGGTATATGCTGGTAAAAGAATGGAATCTTCCTTCCTCTATATATATACCTATAAAATACCATCATAATCCCGCTCTTGCCGACGATTTCAAAAAAGAAACGGCGATATTAAACATTGCGGATTTTTTGACAAGGGCTATGGGAGTTGGATTTTCAGGCTCAACTTACTTAGAAAAAATAAATACCGATTCCATGAATATTTTAGGAATTAATATCGATTTTATAAAATCGGCGATAGAAGAAATTTATCTGTACAAAGACGAACTGAATATATTCGACTAG
- a CDS encoding GGDEF domain-containing protein, with translation MNKQKNKSYKIFAVLDESEKNFYKSFIKDELEEYNIMMFDSFNRAYYSVYASPPNLIIIVIGSIMQKNELEYKKELKMINDMQIDNMLSNIPILFIIPPDFDFKSIASSEKYILKDYIKEPLSKNELKYKTESIIKSSKSALDANPLTKLPGNSSIIESVKTKLDEDIDFAFAYIDIDNFKSYNDKYGFLRGDEVIMMTSRLIATTVYDISKAKRRNIEKYVFIGHIGGDDFVIMSHNEDILEISNNIIANFDKIILSFYDNTDKERGYIEAYGRQKNLQRFPIMSLSIAIIENVNKKITHYGQISEIVSGLKKAAKDMSGSNIITDRRNPESGGVY, from the coding sequence ATGAACAAACAAAAAAATAAATCTTATAAAATATTTGCGGTACTCGACGAATCCGAAAAAAACTTTTATAAATCCTTTATAAAAGACGAACTCGAAGAATATAATATAATGATGTTCGATTCTTTTAACCGGGCATACTATTCGGTTTACGCATCCCCGCCGAATTTAATTATAATAGTAATCGGTTCTATAATGCAAAAAAACGAACTTGAATACAAAAAAGAACTGAAAATGATTAACGATATGCAGATAGACAACATGCTGAGCAATATTCCGATTCTTTTTATTATTCCTCCTGATTTTGATTTTAAATCTATTGCCTCATCGGAAAAATATATTTTAAAAGATTACATTAAAGAACCGCTAAGCAAAAACGAACTCAAGTATAAGACAGAAAGCATAATAAAATCTTCTAAATCGGCATTAGACGCAAATCCGCTTACTAAACTGCCCGGAAACTCGTCAATAATAGAATCGGTAAAAACCAAATTAGACGAAGATATCGATTTTGCTTTTGCTTATATTGATATAGACAACTTTAAATCGTATAACGACAAATACGGTTTTTTGAGGGGCGACGAAGTTATAATGATGACCTCAAGGCTTATTGCTACTACCGTTTACGATATTTCCAAAGCAAAACGCAGAAATATCGAAAAATACGTATTTATAGGACATATAGGCGGCGACGATTTCGTAATAATGTCCCACAACGAGGACATATTGGAAATATCAAACAATATAATAGCTAATTTCGATAAAATCATCCTTTCTTTTTACGATAACACGGATAAAGAACGAGGATACATAGAAGCTTACGGAAGGCAAAAAAATCTTCAAAGATTTCCTATAATGAGCCTGTCTATAGCAATTATAGAAAACGTAAATAAAAAAATTACGCATTACGGACAGATAAGCGAAATAGTCTCGGGACTTAAAAAAGCCGCAAAAGATATGTCCGGTTCAAATATAATAACCGACAGAAGAAACCCCGAAAGCGGCGGCGTTTATTAA
- the csrA gene encoding carbon storage regulator produces MLILTRKAGESIKIGDDVTIEVLSMSGSSVKIGIDAPKSINILRKELYDIIKNENINASTVSLDDISGLNKLNELNELNNFDNFNKLNELNGIKNLNVLSSDKNKKI; encoded by the coding sequence ATGCTGATTCTTACGAGAAAGGCCGGAGAGAGCATTAAAATCGGCGACGACGTAACTATAGAAGTATTATCTATGTCGGGGAGCAGCGTAAAAATAGGAATAGACGCTCCAAAGTCTATAAATATTTTAAGAAAAGAACTTTACGATATAATTAAGAACGAAAATATAAACGCTTCGACTGTCAGCTTAGACGATATATCCGGTTTGAATAAACTAAACGAACTGAATGAGCTTAATAACTTCGATAACTTTAATAAACTTAACGAATTAAACGGAATTAAAAATTTAAACGTTTTATCCTCGGATAAAAATAAAAAAATATAA